From the Jilunia laotingensis genome, the window GGTCTATGCAGCAACTCTGCATATCGCTGCAAAGGTCGTTAAGAATCAACTTTTCGGGTTGGAACGTTTGGTAAAGCAAACGGGAATAATGTGCTGTGCCACATCCGAATTCAACCACTTGTTTCGGTGACGGATGGGGGAGGTATCTTTTCAACAGATCGATCATTCGTTCAGCTATCTGCTGCTGCACACCAGACTCTTGTGGATAGGTGTGTATGGCTTTTGAAAAGCGTTCGGCTATGAGTCGTTTATTCATTTTATTATAAAATTGGTTGAACGGTCGGATTCGTCAGAAGTTCGGAAAATAGTAATTCGTTGTAATGTGCTTCCTCGTTTTCAAAGATGCAGGTATTGGTTTCTTCCCAAGCTCTCTGTTGGTTGACGGGAGGGAAGATACGGTCGTTCTTTCCGATAAAGGCTTTTTGCCAAGTGAAATTACCAGACGGTACGCGGGTATAGTTCAGCCTAATCATTTCCAATTCCTCTTTTAATTCTTCCACTGGGCGTTGAGGCATCTTTTGTAGGAAACATTTGAAAGTAGCGTTGTCTTTGCACATACGGTGAAAGAATTTCTGAAGAGTGGTTTTGTCCAGGTTTTCCAATGTACCCTGATAAATCGAGGGAGGGATTCCTTTGAATTCGTCAATGGGAAAAGGAGTGCCGTTGACGGCAATCGTGTTCCGGTAGGGAAGCGATAAGCCGGAAAGCACCTGTGAC encodes:
- a CDS encoding DUF452 family protein, which encodes MIQKYITHKRNENLILFFAGWGMDTHPFLSYDPDTSDLMVCYDYRTMDFNLSTLSPYTSIDVIAWSMGVWTASQVLSGLSLPYRNTIAVNGTPFPIDEFKGIPPSIYQGTLENLDKTTLQKFFHRMCKDNATFKCFLQKMPQRPVEELKEELEMIRLNYTRVPSGNFTWQKAFIGKNDRIFPPVNQQRAWEETNTCIFENEEAHYNELLFSELLTNPTVQPIL